A window of Spirochaetia bacterium genomic DNA:
CAAAATAGATTGCCGAAAAGATACCTATCGAGATGAGGTCTTTTCCTTTTAGTCCTCCATTCTTACCGGTCTGTGAATCCATATGGTACTCCTATAAAAAGTCAATAGTTTCTACGGAAACTATCAAGCTCCGTTTGTTTTCTCCTCATAGGAGACCTTACCTTTAGGCCCCTATGACCTCCTCCGCACTCAGTGATCCCCCGACTTCCCTTACCATCAGGGATTCGTCGAACGGCCTCCTGCTGTTCAGGATCGCAAAGATGACCCTCGCCAGCTTACGCGTCGTGGCTATGATGGACTTCCCCGACCCCTTCGTTTCCTTCATCCTTCGGTAAGCCACCATCAGCCGCCAGCTGCCCGTCTTCTTGGACAGCCGCAGCATCCCCATCGTCGCCTGTACCAGCGCCGTGCGCAGCATCTGCGGCCCGTGCTTCGTTATCCTCCCCAGCAGGACCGTGTCGTTCGAGTTGTGTACCGACGGCACCAGCCCCGCATACGAGGCAAACTTCCTGAAGTCTCCCCCGAACCGTCCCTGCAGGTCACCCGCATAGGCCGCAATCGTCATCGCCGTGACCGCGCCGATCCCCGGCACCGTCCTGAGCAGCGCCACGTCCTCGTTCTCCCCGGCCGTCTCGGCCAGCTGCTTCTCCACTGCCTTGATTTGCTCCGCCAGGTCGTCTATAATGCCGAACAGAAGCTTGAGCGAAGCGGCGGCGGTCTGCGTGAATCCATGGTCTTCGAGATCTTTCAGCAGTCCCTGCCGCTTCCTCTTGCTCTGCAGCTGGCTGTGCCTCGTGTCGACCCCGTAGCCGAGCATCATCCCGTGGACCTGGTTCTTCACCTTCACCTGCGTGCTCACCAGGATGCTCCTGGCCTTCAGCAGCCGCCTGGCCTCCTCGCTCTGCTGGTCGCACAGGTGGCTCTGCGGGAGCATGTCCTTGTACAGGTAGTAGGCCAGCGTCCTCGCGTCGTTCCTGTCGTTCTTGCTCGTGCTCTCGCTGATGACCTTGAACCTGTTCGTGTTCACCACCGTCACGGCAAAGCCTTCCTTCTCGAACCTGTTCTTGAAGTACCGGGCGTTGCCCGTCGTCTCCACGGCAAGCCGTACCGGGCAGCCGTATGCCTCCTGCAGGCCATGCAGCCTCGCTGCCAGCTGTCCCAGCCCGTCATGCCCCCTGGTGACGTATGCCTTCTCCTCCACGGGCCTTTCCTCGTCTCCGTCCGCAAGGACGCATATCGTCACCTGCGTCTTGTGCAGGTCCACGCCTACGTCCAGCCTCTCCGTCCCTTCTTCCATGCCGTTTGCCATATCAGGCCTCCTCGCTTCAGTTTCCGGGCAGGACGGCTTCCGTTCGGTGATTCCTTCCAATCTCCTATCCGGCCTCAGCCGCATCGCTGCGGCGGACCACTGAGTGATTCGATGTAAACCCTTCCATTCTCCTTTGCGACATCAAGTGCCATTAGATATGCCGGACTTGCATCTCAGCCTTCCTGCCTGTACCTTCCAGTATAGACCCTCCAGCTCCTAGGTAATCACCAACTATTTACTTTTTATCACTCCTCCTTGATATGTTGCAGTTAGCTAATGCTAACTTAATGTGTTTTTATAAGGATGCCAAGAGGCATCCCGACTGTACCATATGGTATTTGAAGTCTTCTTTCTGCTCCATTTGGTCTTTTTTGTACCGTTTGGACAATTTTTTGTTTGCGAGATTCATTTGTGATGGTCAGATCGTAGGAGACCAAAAAAGTCATTCAAATGGCTTGTTGCCTACTGTGCTGCTGTTTGCTTAGATATTCTCTTGGACAGACTCCTTTATATTTCCTGAAGGTCTTTGTAAAGTAGCTGGCATCATGGAAACCTACATTGTAGGCTACATCGATGATGGAGAATGAAGTAGTGGCAAATTGTTCACAGGCACATTCGATCCTGTATGCATTGAGATAGTCTATAGGTGGCCTTCCTGTCATCTGTTTGAAGAAGGTACAGAAATATTTGCTGTCCATGCCAGCCAATTCTGCCAAGGTGGCGAGTGTCAATTGATCACTGTAATTCTCTTCAATGAATTGAAGGACTTTCTTGAATTTTCCCAGTTTTCTTGCTGCAATTAATTTCGTCATTTTTTGTTCTGTATAGAATTTTTTCCTTATTATCAGCCCGAAGATTGTATAGAGGCTGCCTAAGGCTAGGAATTCATAGCCTTCCCTTCGGTGGGACATTGCTTGGAACAAAAGGTCTACGGAGTGTTGGAAATCTTCATCAATAGGCAATTCTGTCCATACCTGCCGTTCCTTGCTGAGGAATTCTCCTATCTTTGCAGTACAGGCATTTGTGTCTTTTTGCAGGAGCCGAAGGTCAAAGACCAGGCATTCATAGCAGCAACCGAGGGGATGTCCGCTATGTAAGCAGCCTCCAGGAACATACAATAATGTTCCTGGTTCAAGCATATGCTCGGTATTGTCTATGATTATTTTCAATTTGCCTGACAATACACGTATGAATTCGCTTTCCGGATGCCAATGGAGTATCATCCTGTAACGGGGATGCTCTTTTGTTAAAAAATAATATGCCATGGGAAATGCCAGTGTCCCATGTTGCCGTTGTTCCTTGTAAGACAAATAGCGCATTATGATTCCTTCTGGAAAATCTGAATATTATACTATTCTTTCCCAACTATACATCAAGATTGTGGGAAAAATAAAGAGTATCGTAAAATAAGATCGGAGGAATATGCTATGAATGAACAACGAATGATAGGGGGACATCCCACTATAGGTATCAGACCGATAATTGATGCTAGGATTGGGTTCCTCAATGTAAGAGGTTCCTTGGAGAAACAGACAATGCAGATGGCGCAGTCCGCTGCAGCCCTATTCAGGGATAACCTTAGGTATTCTGACGGGACAGCGGTAAAGGTTGTCATCAGTGATACGACAATCGGAAGAGTAGCTGAGGCTGCACGGTGTGCAGAGCAGTTCCGTAGGGAAGGTGTTTCCATTACCCTTTCTGTTACGCCTTGCTGGTGCTATGGTTCAGAGACAATGGACATGGATAAGCATACGATCAAAGGTGTATGGGGGCTCAATGCAACCGAACGTCCCGGTGCTGTCTATCTTGCCTGTGTACTTGCTGCGCATGCCCAGAAAGGCCTTCCGGCTTTCGGCATCTATGGCAAGGATGTACAGGAAGCTGATGATGCGACGATTCCTGATGATGTGAGGGAAAAACTGCTTCGATTCGGAAGAGCGGCAGTGGCAGCAGCTTCCATGCGCGGTGCTTCTTTCCTGCAGATAGGGTCCCAGTGCATGGGCATAGCAGGAAGTGCCATCAACCAGGATTTCTTTGAAGAATACTTGGGCATGAGAGTAGAATCTGTAGATGAGGTTGAGATCCTCCGTCGGATGAAAGAACACATCTATGATGAGAAGGAAGTTAAGCGGGCAATTGCCTGGGCATGGAAAAACTGTCCCATCGGATTCAACAAGAATCCAAAGGAAGTACAGCGCAGTGAGGCAGAAACGAAGGAAGAATTCGAATTCGTTGTCAAGATGGCTGTCATCGTCAAGGATTTGATGAACGGTAACCCGAATCTTCCCAAAGGGCGGGAAGAGGAAATGCTCGGCCATAATGCCATTGCTGCGGGATTCCAGGGACAACGTCAATGGACTGACCATTATCCTGATTGTGATTTCGGTGAAGCCATCCTCAATACGACCTTTGATTGGAACGGTACAAGGGAGCCTTATATACTTGCTACTGAAAATGATACGCTTAACGGTGTCAGCATGTTGTTCATGAAGTTGCTGACGCATAGGGCACAGATGTTCAGTGATGTGAGGACATACTGGAGTGAGGCTTCGGTCCGCAAGGCCACCGGCTACCAGCTGGAAGGGAAAGCCAAGGAAAACGGTGGATTCCTGCATCTGATCAATTCCGGAGCAACTGCCCTTGATGCCTGCGGACTATGTACCGACGAGAAAGGTGAGCCGGTGATGAAACGATGGTATGAGGTGACCGAAGAAGACCAGAAGAAGATGCTTGGCGCAACGACTTGGTGTGAGGCGGACAACGGCTACTTCCGTGGAGGTGGTTTTTCATCCAGGTTCCTTACCGAAGCGCAGATGCCTGCGACGATGATCAGGCTCAATTTGATCAAGGGACTGGGACCTGTGCTGCAGATTGCCGAAGGATGGACCGTAAAGTTGCCCAGGGAAGTCAGTGAATCCCTGTGGAAGCGTACAGACTATACATGGCCGTGTACATGGTTTACACCTCGCTGTGATGGCAAGGACGGTCCGTTCAAGAGTGCCTATGACGTAATGAACAATTGGGGTGCCAACCATGGAGCTATAAGCTATGGGCACATCGGTGCTGATCTCATAACCCTTTGCTCAATACTGCGTATTCCTGTCTGTATGCATAATGTTCCACAGGAGGATATCTTCCGTCCTGCCTGTTGGAATGCCTTTGGTATGGACAAGGAAGGCCAGGACTACAGGGCGTGCTTGAATTATGGCCCTTTATATAAATAAATAAGAATATATCGATTGAATAAAACTGACGGAATCATATACAATGTGATTCCGTCAGTTGTTTTTTGGAGTTTTCATTTTACTGTTGCAGTATCTTGCTTTTTTTTGTTTGGAAGTTTGTTTCGGGAGTACTTTTCTATTCCATTTCTTATTTTTCTGACAACAATCTGATTAAATTATATAAAATTTACTAAAATTGGAATTTGTTAATATGTCTATTAGTGGCCATATAAAAATGTAATTGCATAAATTTGTCAGATTTTTAGGATAAAAATCATTTTTAATTATATAAAATTTAAATTTTATAATAAAAATCAAAAAAAAATTGACATAATACGATTTCGGGTATAATCTACTTCTAGAAATAGTTCTAAGTCAAAAGGGAGCATTCCAATGAAAAAACATTTTCTCGCGGTAATAGCGGCAGGCCTTATGCTTATGCCTCTATTTGCAAATGGTGAAGGAGAACAATCTGCAAAAGCGTCTTCTTCGGACAAGTGGCCATCACAGACAATTGATATTGTAGTTCCGTTCTCTGCAGGGGGAAATTCTGATTACAATACTCGTACGATAGCCAAGTATCTGAAAGATGAATTGGGACAGTCCATCGTCGTTTCAAATGTCAGTGGCAGTGGTGGCACGATTGGAGCTTCGCAGGTACTGCATGCAAAGTCTGATGGATATACCATCCTTTGCACACAGCTTTCAATGAACATGGCACAGGTTACCGGCATGGTGGATTATGGGTTTGCTGATTTCGGCGGCGGATGTGTATTCTCAAGAAGTGCCGATGAAGTACTGGTAGTCCGTGGTGATTCAAAGTGGAACACCTTCGATGATTTTGTTGCTGATGCAAAAGCCAATCCTGGCAAGCTTAAACTTGCTGCCAATACAGGTGCTTCAACACAGTGGATTGCAGTCGCAATGCTGAATGCAGGTATTCCTCTCAATGTTGTAAGTTCCGGCGGGTCAGGAGAAAGGCTGCAGTTGGTTCTCGGCAAGCATGTTGATATGGTTCCTCTTCCGTTGACGATGGTATCAGATTATGTTGCCAAAGGTGAATTGAAGATCCTTGCAACTGATAGCCCGAAACGTGGAGAGCTGATTCCTGATGTCCCGACATTGCAGGAAAAGGGTGTGGCCTGTGCTTACTACTATGATAATACCTTCCTGTTCCCCAAGGGGACTGACCAGGCTATCGTTGATAAGTTCTCCAAGGCTTGTGAGAAGGTCATTACAACAAACGAAGCTTATCGCAAGGAAATAGCTGCCTACAAGCAGGTTCCGACTTATATGGATCCTTCGGCAACTGCTGAGAGCTATAAGACTCAATTGGCTTCATTGATGAAAATCAAAGATCAGCTTATTGGTAAATAAGCAGAACATCTATAGCGGTCGTGCTTTTCTGAGTTGACCGCTGTAGTTGTCTGTTTTGGATTACAGCTTTTTGGATGTGTATAGATCTGGAAAGCTGTAATTTTCTATCAGAGGAATTTACGGGTTGGATGTATTTTATATTTGTTTATTATATTTTCAACTAGTATTTTAAAAAACACTATTTATATTATTAAAAATCAAAAAAAAGTTGACATATTGATGTTTTGAAGTTACGCTGTATTGAAAGCAAATGGTCATCATGTAATTGTGTCAATATCTATATTTTGTTTTGCATTTCTGTATCATTTGGGAGTATTTGCTCAAATGAGGAACTAGTAGGAAGAATTGATTTCAATCTACCTGCTGCAAGTGGCATTTTGTCTAGGATAAAAAGAAAACTAAATTGGTGTGGGCAGTCACAGTCACTATCAGAGACTGTAAGCATTCAATGGGAGATATGTGTATGAAGGGAAAATATAAAGGGTTGGCAGTAGGGATCATCTTTTTGGTCGTTTCTTTGCTATACATTATCGGTGCAATAAACATAAGGACATTTACACCATTTGGCCATACCGGATTGAATTCAAAGTCAATTCCCCAGACCTTGGGAATATGTATGGCAGTTTTAAGCATTGTAAAGATTGTCAAGGAAGTGAAACTTTTATCCGTATCTACGGTTCCTGACGATGGGAAAAAGAGTGTGGAATATGTTACGCTCTTTGGAAAAAAGGTTCCGAAAATTGCCTATGCTCTTGTCCTGACGGTAGGGCTTATTGCACTTTATATAATTTTTTATCGTCCCATAGGATTCCTTTTATCCTCTATTCTTTTTTTGGTTGCGTTGACATTATTCCTTTGTCCTGTAGAAAAAAGAACTAAAAAGTTGATTTTGTTTGTCATTGTTTTTTCAATCTTATTTTCATGGTTGGTCTATTTTATATTCACAACATATTTCTCAATGGTTCTGCCCAAGGGCATACTTTTCTAGGGGGTAACATAAAATGTTGACAGCTGGTTTAATATCGATTCTGTCGAATCCGATGTGCATAGTGGTCATATTCGTCGGAGTCGTAATGGGCATCATTTTTGGTGCTATTCCCGGATTGACTTGTGTTGCCTGCCTTTCCATGTTCCTGCCTGTGACCTATGTTATGTCTGATGTTATGGGCCTGTCCATGTTGACTGGTATTTATATTGGAGCTACTTCCGGTGGCTTGGTTTCAGCTATTCTGCTTAACATCCCCGGAACTCCTTCTTCCATAGCAACTTGTTTTGACGGGCGTCCGATGGCAATGAAAGGTGAAGCAGGTAAGGCTTTGGGAACTGGAGTACTCAGTTCACTTATAGGTACAATTATCGGTGTCATGGCAATGATTCTCATTGCACCGACTCTGGCCAAGCTTACCATTCAATTCGGACCTTGGGAGTATTTTGCAGTAACGGTCCTTGCTTTGACACTCATAGCTTCCCTTTGTGGTGACTCAGTCCTTGTCGGTGTAATAAGTGCATTGCTGGGAATGATGTTTGCTACAGTAGGATTGGCTCCGATTGACAGTGCTCATCGTTTTACTTTCGGTTCTTTGAATTTGACGTCAGGTTTTAGCCTTTTGCCTGTATTGGTCGGATTATATGCAATCAGTGAGGTGATGAAGGCTGCAATCAAAAGAGCAGAAAAAGCTGATATTGTCTCTGATTTCAAGATCAAGGGTTTCGGATTATCCTTGAAAGAGGCAAAGAGCCAGCTCGGCAACTGGATTCGTTCCAGTTTGATCGGATTGGGCGTCGGAATCCTACCGGGCATCGGTGGTTCTTCGGCAAATATCATTGCTTATTCAGTAGCAAAGAACAGTTCCAAGCATCCTGAGAAATATGGTACTGGTATCATTGACGGTGTTTGTGCAACTGAAAGTTCAAATAATGCCAGCATCGGAGGAGCCATGATTCCTCTCCTTACCCTAGGTATTCCAGGTGATGGCTCTACTGCTATTCTCCTTGGTGGATTCATGTTGCATGGCCTGACACCGGGACCTATGCTATTCCAGACAGATGGTGCGACCATGTATGGCATCTTTGCTTCAATGATATTGGCAGCAATCATGATGGCTGTGGTTATGTATTTCGGTATGAGAGGGTTTGTAAAAATCCTCAAGGTTCCTCCTTATTTACTTTACCCGGTTATTGTCGTGCTTTGTTTTGTCGGTGCATTTGCAATCAACAATAGAGTATTTGATGTGCTCTGCCTGTTGTTATTCGGTGTGCTTGGCTTTGCAATGAGAAGCTTGGATGTACCACTGCCACCGTTTATCCTTGGGTTTATTTTGGAAAATGCATTTGAGACCAATCTGCGCAGAGGATTGCAGTATGCAAATGGTAATTTCTTTGAGATTTTCCAAAGACCAATTGCTGTCGGATTGCTGGCATTTTCCATTATATTCCTTGTTGTAACCTTGGTTCGTGGAAATAAAAAGAAAGCAAAGGCATGTACGGTCGAAACCGGTTGTGATGCTTGTTAATGGTAATAAGATTTAGAGAGAGGAAGAAAAAATGTTCAATACTCCAAAAGTAACTGATATGAAGGTAATTCCCGTTGCTGGATATGACAGTATGCTACTGTCTCTCAGTGGGGCACATTATCCATATTTTACAAGAAACATCGTAATTTTGACTGATGACAGCGGTCATACCGGAATCGGCGAAGTACACGGTGGAAAGAGAATCACCCAAAGTCTTCAGGCCTGTGTGCCTGAAGTGGTTGGCAAACCGATCGGAGCCTATAGGAATATCATCAGCAAGCTGCGAAGGATACACGACTGTGGTTGCAAGGACAGCGATGGATTGCAGAATTTGGATTTGTGCAAACTTGCTGATGTCGTACACTTTGAAACAGCTATTGAATGTGCTCTCTTGGACTTGATGGGGCAGTTCATGGATGTCCCCGTATGTGAACTTCTGGGTGATGGCAAACAAAGAGATGATGTAGTCGTATTGGGATATCTTTTCTATCAGGCAGATTCCAAGAAAACTGATTTGCCATATATCCATGAGAAAAAATGCGGAAATCCTTGGTTTGATGTCAGAAGAAATACGTATATGACCAGTGACTCGATAGTAGAACAAGCCCAGGCCTTGCAAGAATACTATGGTTTCAAGGATTTTAAGCTGAAGGGTGGAGTTTTTTCTGGTGAAGAAGAAATGGAAGCTGTCGAAAAATTGGCCAAGACTTTTCCCGATGCAAGAATCAATATCGATCCCAATGGGGCTTGGAAGCTGGAACAGGCAATTGATCTCTGTAAGGGCAGTTCGCTTACCTATGCTGAAGATCCCTGCGGTACTGAATGCGGCTATTCAGGCAGAGAAACAATGGCAGAATTCAAGGAAGCGACAGGAATTCCGACGGCTACCAATATGATTGCTACGGATTGGAGACAATTCAAGCATGCAATTGTAGAAAAGTCAGTTGATATCGTACTTGCAGATCCTCATTTCTGGCTGATGTCCGGTTCTGTCAGGATTGCACAGGTTCTGAACGATTGGAAGCTTACCTGGGGATGCCATTCCAACAATCATTTTGATGTTTCCTTGGCAATATTTGCCCAGTGTGCCGCTGCCTGTCCTGGTAACATCACAGCTATGGATACACACTGGATTTGGCAGGATGGACAGTACCTGACTAAAAATCCGTATCAGATAAAAGAAGGTAAGATCCATATTCCTGATGCTCCTGGTCTTGGACTTGATATAGACATGGATGCAATCATGAAGGCGAATGAACTGTATGAAAGTCTGTCATTTGCAGATCGGAATGATGCCTTGGGTATGCAATATCTTATACCTGGTTGGAAATTTGATTCCAAGCTGCCTTGCCTCGTGCGATAAGGATATATCCTTTTTGGCCTGACAAACAATTTCTTTGATTGGTTGGTGAGATAAGGGCAAGTGTATTGGTTTTTTAATAAAATATAATAGAATTATAAATATATGATTTTTTATATTATTATATAAAGTATTAAGATAATAAACTGGAAATTAACTTGATAATTCAAAATAAATTTTAAGTTGTTACCCAGTATGTATTGGTTGTGACTGAAGGAAGGAGTGCATGATGTCACCAAAAGTTATTGATATGCAGGTTTATCCCGTTGCGGGGCACGATTCAATGTTGTTGAATCTCAGTGGTGCCCATGGCCCATTCTTTACCCGTAATGTGGTGATTCTGACAGATGATGCCGGACACACCGGAGTAGGTGAGGTTCCTGGTGGACAAAAAATCACGAAAGCTTTGGAAGAAGCCAAGAGCCTTATCGTTGGGTCGGCAATCGGTGACTATAAGAATACGCTGCTGAAGGTCAAGGACTCAATTCAGAGTGAGAATGATGTAAGGGGTGACCAGACCTATGACCTTCGTACCGGAGTACATGTACTTACGGCAGTGGAAGCTCCCTTGCTGGATTTGCTGGGCCAGTATCTTGGTGTACCTGTAGCATCCCTTTTAGGTGATGGCATGGTAAGAAGAAAGGTAAAAGTACTTGGCTACCTCTTTTTTGTAGGGGACAGGAACAAGACTGATCTTCCATATTGCAATGAACAGGACAGCGATGTCGAATGGTATAGGCTTCGAAGGGAAGAAGCCATGACTCCTGAGAAAATCGTGGCACTGGCGAAAGCAAGCAAGAGTCTCTATGGGTTCAAGGATTTCAAGCTCAAGGGTGGTGTCCTCAAAGGTGAGGAAGAGATGGAATGCATCATTGCCCTGAAGAAGGAATTTCCTGATGCACGTATTACTCTTGATCCGAATGGTGGTTGGTTACTTAAGGATGCCATAAGGCTCTGCAAGGATAAACATGGAATTCTTACGTATTGCGAAGATCCTTGTGGTGCTGAGGAAGGATATTCCGGACGTGAAATCATGGCTGAATTCCGCAGGGCAACAGGATTGCCTACGGCAACGAACATGATTGATACCGATTGGAGACAGATGCAGCATGCCATAGCGCAGAATGCAGTGGATATTCCTTTGGCAGATCCGCATTTCTGGACTATGGAAGGTTCTGTAAGGGTTGCTCAGCTCTGCAATGATTTTGGGCTTACCTGGGGCTGCCATTCAAATAATCATTTTGATATTTCCTTGGCGATGATTGCCCATTGTGGAGCTGCAGCTCCTGGGAATCCGACTGCACTGGATACCCATTGGATCTGGCAGGAAGGCGAGGAAAGACTTACCAAAGAACCTCCTCGGATTGAAAATGGTTGTCTGACGATTACCGACAAACCGGGACTTGGAATTGACGTTGATATGGATAGGATTATTGCAGCAAACGACCTTTATAAGAAACATTGCCTTGGGGCAAGAAATGATGCTGCAGCAATGCAATATCTGGTACCAGGATGGAAATTTAATGCAAAGCGTCCATGCTTGGTACGTTGAAAATAGCCAAAAAATCTAAATTTTAAGGAGAAACAACATGAAGATTGGATTCATTGGACTTGGTATCATGGGCAAACCCATGGTAAAGAACCTGCTGAAGGCAGGCTATGAAGTTGTCGTATATGACATCATAAAAGAAAATGTTGACCAGATGATTGCTGCCGGAGCTTCTTCCGGCAAGAGTGCCGCCGAGATAGCAGCCAGTTGTCCTGTAGTCATCACCATGTTGCCGAATTCACCTCATGTGAAGACCGTAGTCTTGGGCAAGGACGGCGTTCTGGAAGGTGCAAAGCCCGGCCTCAAGTATATTGACATGAGTTCCATTGCTCCTCTGGCAAGCCAGGAAGTTGGGAAGGCCTGTGCGGCAAAGGGCGTGCGCATGCTTGATGCTCCTGTTTCCGGCGGAGAGCCGAAGGCAATAGACGGGACCATGTCGATCATGGTCGGCGGTGACAAGGACCTGTTCGAGGAAGTCAAGCCGATCTTCGAGGTACTGGGCGGGTCATACGTGCTCTGTGGCTCGATCGGGGCCGGCAATACGACAAAGCTTGCAAACCAGATGATCGTTGCAGGCAATATTGCAATCCTGGCCGAAGCCCTTACCTTGGCCAAGAAGGCTGGTGTTGATCCCCAGACTGTGTTCGAAGCCATCAGAGGTGGCCTTGCCGGTTCGACTGTGATGAATGCAAAGGCACCCATGATGATTGCAGGGGATTTCAAGCCTGGCTTCAAGATTGACCTGCACATCAAGGACCTGAACAATGCCATTGAGACCGGACATGGTATCGGTTCCCCCATGCCGCTGACCGTTGAGGTACAGGAGATGCTTGAGAACCTTCACTTTGAGGGCAAGGGCCAGCATGACCACAGCGGTTTGGCTGAGTACTATGCGAAAGTATCCGGTACAAAAATCGGCAAGTAAGGAATGAATACAATGGACACGGATTTCTTCAAAGGTATCATCGTACCGATCTTGACTCCAATGACTGATGACGAGCGTATTGATGCTGAAAGGTTGTGCAGGCAGGTAGACTTTGTTATTGATGGCGGAGTCTCCGGTATCCTGCTGTTTGGCAGCAACGGAGAATTCTACGTCATGGAGGAAAGCGAGATTGAGCAGTCTCTTGGACTCGTTGTAGAACATGTAGCGGGACGTGTACCCGTATACATGGGAATCGGAGCAATCAGG
This region includes:
- the gudD gene encoding glucarate dehydratase (catalyzes the formation of 5-keto-4-deoxy-D-glucarate from glucarate); protein product: MMSPKVIDMQVYPVAGHDSMLLNLSGAHGPFFTRNVVILTDDAGHTGVGEVPGGQKITKALEEAKSLIVGSAIGDYKNTLLKVKDSIQSENDVRGDQTYDLRTGVHVLTAVEAPLLDLLGQYLGVPVASLLGDGMVRRKVKVLGYLFFVGDRNKTDLPYCNEQDSDVEWYRLRREEAMTPEKIVALAKASKSLYGFKDFKLKGGVLKGEEEMECIIALKKEFPDARITLDPNGGWLLKDAIRLCKDKHGILTYCEDPCGAEEGYSGREIMAEFRRATGLPTATNMIDTDWRQMQHAIAQNAVDIPLADPHFWTMEGSVRVAQLCNDFGLTWGCHSNNHFDISLAMIAHCGAAAPGNPTALDTHWIWQEGEERLTKEPPRIENGCLTITDKPGLGIDVDMDRIIAANDLYKKHCLGARNDAAAMQYLVPGWKFNAKRPCLVR
- the garR gene encoding 2-hydroxy-3-oxopropionate reductase, whose product is MKIGFIGLGIMGKPMVKNLLKAGYEVVVYDIIKENVDQMIAAGASSGKSAAEIAASCPVVITMLPNSPHVKTVVLGKDGVLEGAKPGLKYIDMSSIAPLASQEVGKACAAKGVRMLDAPVSGGEPKAIDGTMSIMVGGDKDLFEEVKPIFEVLGGSYVLCGSIGAGNTTKLANQMIVAGNIAILAEALTLAKKAGVDPQTVFEAIRGGLAGSTVMNAKAPMMIAGDFKPGFKIDLHIKDLNNAIETGHGIGSPMPLTVEVQEMLENLHFEGKGQHDHSGLAEYYAKVSGTKIGK